From a region of the Neobacillus niacini genome:
- a CDS encoding CoA-binding protein, which yields MAVENPSLEEIGAILKKAKRIAVVGLSDKPDRTSYMVSEVMQKAGYEIIPVNPAVNEVLGVKAVASLKDIEGHIDIVNVFRRSEQLFDVAKEFDEVDADVFWAQQGLVNEEAYEFLKEKGYTVIMDLCIKVAHALTK from the coding sequence ATGGCAGTTGAAAATCCATCCTTAGAAGAAATCGGAGCTATATTAAAAAAAGCTAAGCGTATTGCTGTTGTCGGGTTAAGTGACAAACCTGACAGAACTTCGTATATGGTTTCAGAAGTTATGCAAAAAGCAGGTTATGAGATCATCCCGGTGAATCCAGCAGTTAATGAAGTTCTAGGAGTGAAAGCGGTTGCTTCGTTAAAAGATATTGAGGGACATATTGATATCGTTAATGTTTTCCGCCGTTCAGAACAATTGTTTGATGTGGCGAAAGAATTTGACGAAGTGGACGCTGATGTTTTTTGGGCACAGCAGGGTTTAGTAAATGAGGAAGCCTACGAGTTTTTGAAAGAAAAAGGTTATACGGTCATTATGGACCTTTGTATAAAAGTGGCACATGCTTTAACAAAATAA
- the parE gene encoding DNA topoisomerase IV subunit B, which translates to MASNQKAFEYNDDAIQVLEGLEAVRKRPGMYIGSTDTRGLHHLVYEIVDNSVDEALGGFGDQIIVKIHKDNSISVMDKGRGMPTGMHKMGKPTPEIILTVLHAGGKFGQGGYKTSGGLHGVGASVVNALSEWLTVTIKRDGFVYEQRFENGGKPVTTLEKIGKTNQTGTTIHFKPDPTIFSTTTYNFETLCERLRESAFLLKGLKIEIIDERNDFHEVFHYENGIEAFVSYLNEEKDVLHPVVSFEGSHNGIEVEFAFQFNDGYSENMLSFVNNVRTKDGGTHEVGSKTAMTRVFNDYARKVSLLKEKEKNLEGADIREGLSAIISIRVPEQLLQFEGQTKGKLGTSEARSAVDAVVSEHLTYFLEENPDISALLIKKSIKAYQAREAARKAREDARSGKKRKRSDALLSGKLTPAQSRNPQRNEIYLVEGDSAGGSAKQGRDRRFQAVLPLRGKVINTEKAKLADIFKNEEINTIIHTVGAGVGSDFNLEDVNYDKVIIMTDADTDGAHIQVLLLTFFYRYMKPLIEAGKVFIALPPLYKVSKGTGKKEIIEYAWSDDELQGAIKKIGRGYMIQRYKGLGEMNADQLWDTTMNPETRTLIRVKIDDAARAERRITTLMGDKVDPRRKWIESNVAFGLEEDDTILENENIMVAREESEE; encoded by the coding sequence GTGGCAAGTAATCAGAAAGCTTTTGAATATAATGATGATGCCATACAGGTACTAGAGGGGCTGGAGGCCGTCAGGAAGCGACCAGGAATGTACATCGGGAGCACTGATACACGCGGATTACACCATCTTGTATATGAGATTGTCGACAACTCTGTCGACGAGGCTCTAGGTGGATTTGGGGACCAAATCATTGTAAAAATTCACAAAGATAATTCAATAAGCGTCATGGATAAAGGACGCGGAATGCCTACTGGCATGCATAAAATGGGGAAACCAACTCCAGAAATCATTTTAACTGTTCTCCATGCTGGAGGGAAATTCGGTCAAGGCGGTTATAAAACCAGCGGTGGTCTACACGGTGTAGGTGCCTCTGTCGTTAATGCCTTATCTGAATGGTTAACGGTAACGATAAAAAGAGATGGTTTTGTTTATGAACAACGGTTTGAAAATGGTGGTAAACCGGTTACGACTTTGGAGAAAATCGGTAAAACCAATCAAACAGGTACGACGATACACTTTAAACCGGACCCGACCATCTTTTCTACCACCACATATAATTTTGAAACATTATGTGAGAGGTTACGAGAGTCAGCATTTCTTTTAAAAGGATTAAAGATCGAAATCATTGATGAACGTAATGATTTTCATGAGGTTTTTCATTATGAAAATGGGATTGAGGCCTTTGTTTCTTACTTAAATGAAGAAAAAGATGTCCTTCATCCTGTCGTTAGCTTTGAGGGAAGCCATAATGGAATTGAAGTGGAATTTGCCTTTCAATTTAATGATGGTTATTCAGAGAACATGCTTTCATTTGTAAACAATGTTCGGACTAAAGATGGCGGAACACACGAAGTAGGTTCGAAAACAGCTATGACCCGTGTTTTTAATGATTACGCACGAAAGGTTTCACTGTTGAAAGAAAAGGAAAAAAATCTTGAAGGTGCGGATATTCGTGAAGGATTATCTGCGATTATTTCTATCCGAGTTCCTGAGCAATTATTACAATTCGAGGGTCAAACCAAGGGTAAACTAGGTACGAGTGAAGCGAGATCGGCAGTAGATGCAGTGGTTTCTGAACACCTGACTTACTTCCTTGAAGAAAATCCAGACATTAGCGCATTGTTGATAAAAAAGTCTATTAAAGCTTACCAAGCCCGTGAAGCAGCACGAAAAGCACGGGAGGACGCTAGAAGTGGTAAGAAACGAAAGCGTTCTGACGCTCTTTTATCAGGGAAGCTTACACCTGCTCAATCAAGAAATCCGCAAAGAAATGAGATTTACTTGGTTGAGGGTGATTCCGCAGGCGGTTCTGCTAAACAAGGGCGCGACCGTCGCTTTCAGGCAGTACTCCCACTTCGTGGTAAAGTAATCAATACAGAAAAAGCGAAGCTGGCGGATATTTTTAAAAATGAAGAAATCAATACAATTATTCATACCGTTGGTGCGGGTGTCGGCTCTGATTTTAATCTAGAAGATGTAAACTACGATAAGGTCATTATTATGACGGATGCCGATACAGACGGTGCACATATCCAAGTGCTGCTGCTAACCTTTTTCTATCGGTACATGAAACCGCTAATTGAAGCAGGTAAAGTGTTTATCGCGCTGCCTCCTTTATATAAAGTGAGTAAAGGAACAGGTAAAAAGGAAATCATTGAATATGCCTGGAGCGATGATGAACTACAGGGTGCCATTAAAAAAATTGGCAGAGGCTATATGATTCAGCGCTATAAAGGTCTTGGCGAGATGAATGCCGACCAGCTTTGGGATACAACGATGAATCCGGAAACACGGACATTAATACGTGTGAAAATAGATGACGCGGCAAGAGCAGAGCGACGTATCACCACGCTTATGGGTGATAAAGTTGACCCTCGCCGAAAATGGATCGAAAGCAATGTAGCATTTGGGTTAGAAGAAGATGATACGATCCTTGAAAATGAAAATATTATGGTCGCTAGGGAGGAATCTGAAGAATGA